In a genomic window of Plasmodium malariae genome assembly, chromosome: 4:
- the PmUG01_04021100 gene encoding ubiquinol-cytochrome-c reductase complex assembly factor 1, putative yields MWNKIRVLLLNRRYLIFRYFTNEVKVYDNLKIAESKTLYEDKNTKISIRESSKYAVPIPQCDRSIISSFIYRVFLKHTEYGECAWRLVHLIIERLENEEILKMFHIDESFNMKMYFYILHLWIINKRLRHENYQGEIINTYIFDITWRIVRDWMLLKNVPEYSFNAELLNCQEYAFGFLVSLDEAATNVEIFPAHLKDILWEHLYERKVKKGGDIVTEADFYNQKKSNRRLPSLCQQISYGGYRPKEKSKYLPYDDGKKLLPRNY; encoded by the exons ATGTGGAATAAAATTAGAGTATTATTACTAAATAGAAGATACTTGATATTTCGATATTTTACAAATGAAGTAAAAGtttatgataatttaaaaattgcagaaagtaaaacattatatgaagacaaaaatacaaaaattagcATTCGAGAATCCTCAAAATATGCTGTACCCATACCTCAGTGTGACCGTTCCATAATAAGTTCCTTTATTTACAGAGTATTCTT AAAACATACCGAATATGGAGAATGTGCATGGAGATTAGTTCATCTAATTATTGAAAGATtggaaaatgaagaaatattaaaaatgtttcatATTGATGAATCTTTTAACatgaaaatgtatttttatattctacaTCTATGGATAATTAACAAAAGATTAAGACATGAAAATTACCAAggagaaataataaatacttatatttttgatattaCCTGGAGAATTGTGCGAGATTGGATGCTTCTAAAAAATGTACCAGAATATTCTTTTAACGCGGAGCTTTTAAATTGTCAAGAATATGCCTTTGGg TTTTTAGTATCCTTAGATGAAGCAGCTACAAATGTGGAAATATTCCCCGCACACTTAAAAGACATATTATGGGA GCACTTATATGAAAGAAAAGTAAAGAAAGGAGGGGACATAGTCACAGA ggCTGATTTTTACAAccaaaaaaaatcaaatcgTCGCTTACCGTCCTTATGCCAACAGATATCATATGGAG GCTACCGTCCTAAGGAAAAAAGCAAATATCTTCCATATGATGatgggaaaaaattattaccaAGGAAttattag
- the RAB5a gene encoding ras-related protein Rab-5A, putative, with the protein MEKKSSYKTVLLGESSVGKSSIVLRLTKDTFHDNTNTTIGASFCTFVVNINDLKGKSYNSGSNNNNNINTKSNSNSNNNNSNSNSNSNSNSSTNNNDRFTFNEENLKNNESLYNIKFDIWDTAGQERYASIVPLYYRGATCAIVVFDISNSNSLDRAKTWVNQLKISSNYIIILVANKIDKNKFQVDMLEVQKYAQENNLLFIQTSAKTGANIKNIFYMLAEEIYKNIINNNNTLDSKTINNNLINLDSEKYPKKNCC; encoded by the coding sequence atggaaaagaagAGTAGTTACAAAACCGTGTTGCTAGGAGAATCATCAGTAGGTAAATCAAGCATAGTTTTACGTTTAACAAAAGATACGTTCCATGATAACACAAACACAACCATAGGTGCCTCTTTTTGCACATTTGTCGTTAATATAAATGACTTAAAAGGGAAAAGTTATAATAGTggtagtaacaataataataatataaacacaaaaagtaatagtaatagtaataataataatagcaatagtaacagtaatagtaatagtaatagtagtacTAACAATAATGACAGATTTACGTTCaatgaagaaaatttaaaaaataacgaaagtttatataatataaaatttgataTTTGGGATACAGCGGGACAAGAAAGATACGCGAGTATTGTTCCTTTGTACTATAGGGGCGCAACATGCGCCATAGTGGTTTTTGATATTAGTAATTCGAATAGTTTAGATAGAGCTAAAACGTGGGTAAATCAGTTAAAAATTAGtagtaattatattataattttagttgctaataaaatagataaaaataaatttcaagTGGATATGTTAGAAGTGCAAAAATATGCtcaagaaaataatttactttttattcaAACAAGCGCCAAAACTGGAgctaacataaaaaatattttctatatgcTTGcggaagaaatatataagaatattataaataataataacaccTTAGACagtaaaacaataaataacAACTTAATAAACCTTGATAGTGAAAAATACCCAAAAAAAAACTGCTGCtaa